Proteins from one Clostridium cellulovorans 743B genomic window:
- a CDS encoding alpha/beta hydrolase, with the protein MITEKIYLNEEKNVFFNTYLIENSKELKPNSKRPSIVICPGGGYSFTSDREAEPIALAFASKGYHAFVLRYSVGLDAKMPNPLKELAQTMLYIRQRSEEWFVDENKILVCGFSAGAHLAASLGVFWNNKDLLEEYQQNFDVIKPNGMILGYPVLDLDSSAKRLDIGIEGYPEYDTIQFGQLYPGIAYEDIFKRENGKTYVDFAMAMNAYIFGGYYTKEQEEFYSLQNQVTSDTAPAFIWHAAQDGLILPANSLKFATALNEKQVPYELHIFGTGGHGLGLSNDITSNNPWESVPQCEPWFELANTWIKTLFKENAFM; encoded by the coding sequence ATGATTACTGAAAAGATATATTTGAATGAAGAAAAAAACGTATTTTTCAACACTTATTTGATTGAAAATTCAAAGGAACTTAAGCCAAATTCAAAACGTCCATCTATTGTAATTTGTCCAGGTGGCGGTTACTCTTTCACCTCTGATCGTGAAGCTGAACCTATTGCTTTAGCATTTGCAAGTAAAGGATATCATGCCTTTGTACTACGATATTCTGTGGGTTTAGATGCGAAAATGCCAAATCCGCTAAAAGAGTTAGCACAAACAATGTTATATATTCGCCAACGTTCTGAAGAATGGTTTGTAGATGAAAACAAAATTCTTGTTTGTGGATTTTCAGCAGGCGCACACTTAGCAGCTTCATTAGGTGTATTCTGGAATAATAAAGATTTATTAGAAGAATATCAACAGAATTTTGATGTTATTAAACCTAATGGAATGATTTTAGGATATCCTGTTTTAGATTTAGATAGTTCAGCAAAACGTTTAGATATTGGTATTGAAGGTTATCCTGAATATGATACAATCCAATTCGGACAACTTTATCCAGGCATTGCATATGAAGATATATTTAAACGTGAAAATGGTAAAACCTACGTAGATTTTGCTATGGCAATGAATGCTTATATATTTGGAGGGTATTATACAAAAGAGCAAGAAGAATTTTATAGCCTTCAAAACCAAGTAACAAGTGATACAGCACCTGCATTTATATGGCATGCAGCACAAGATGGTTTAATCCTACCTGCAAATTCACTAAAATTTGCAACTGCGTTAAATGAAAAACAAGTACCATATGAATTACATATTTTTGGAACAGGTGGTCATGGATTAGGTCTTTCAAATGATATTACTTCAAATAATCCATGGGAAAGTGTTCCGCAATGCGAACCTTGGTTTGAGTTAGCAAATACTTGGATAAAGACATTATTCAAAGAAAATGCTTTTATGTAA
- a CDS encoding metallophosphoesterase has translation MNPDIIVITGDLIDSNNTNIEVSMDLINQAIEIAPICYVSGNHEALSGSYDSLKFQLEKVGVTVLDNEKTEIFKETSSIDLIGLSDISFSQSKGLEYGGNIENKNLLKTLTETNKQFKILLSHRPELFDVYSSSGVDLVFSGHAHGGQFRLPFIGGLIAPDQGFFPKLTEGIHTNNNTSMVISRGLGNSIIPIRIFNRPELIVVELSK, from the coding sequence ATAAATCCAGATATTATCGTTATTACAGGAGATTTAATCGATTCAAATAATACCAATATTGAGGTTTCTATGGATTTAATAAACCAAGCCATTGAGATTGCACCTATATGCTATGTTTCTGGAAATCATGAAGCTTTGTCTGGTTCATATGATAGTCTAAAATTTCAATTAGAGAAAGTTGGAGTTACTGTTTTAGATAACGAAAAAACTGAGATTTTTAAAGAGACTAGTTCTATTGACTTAATAGGATTATCTGATATTTCATTTAGCCAATCAAAGGGGTTAGAATATGGAGGTAATATAGAAAACAAAAACTTATTAAAAACTCTAACAGAGACAAATAAACAGTTCAAAATTCTACTTTCTCATAGACCAGAATTGTTTGATGTGTATTCAAGTAGTGGGGTAGATTTAGTTTTTTCTGGACATGCTCATGGTGGCCAATTTAGACTTCCCTTTATCGGAGGATTAATCGCTCCAGATCAAGGATTTTTTCCTAAGCTAACTGAAGGTATTCATACCAATAATAATACGTCAATGGTTATTAGTAGAGGCTTAGGCAATAGTATTATTCCTATAAGAATATTCAACAGACCAGAACTTATAGTTGTTGAGTTATCAAAATAA
- a CDS encoding NADH-dependent [FeFe] hydrogenase, group A6, whose product MELIQLTINGRKVEVETGTTILEAAKKLNIEIPTLCHLKLQDGKHVSCTSSCRVCSVEVEGKKNLVAACSTPVAPYMVVKTNTQKVANARKTLVELLLSDHPQDCLKCQKNLKCELQKIASDLNIRQIRYEGERTKTPTDFSSVSITRDVDKCILCRRCVSVCNNIQTIGVLSPVFRGFETIISTAFMEPLAETNCTNCGQCVAVCPTGALRETNDEDRVWDALDDEDKYVIVQTAPAIRAALGEQFGLKPGTNVTGKMVSVLKALGFKKVYDTDFAADLTIMEEANELVNRIKNNKDLPLLTSCCPGWIKFLEHNYGEFLNLPSSCKSPQQMFGAIAKSYLAEKLGVDPKKMVVVSIMPCTAKKFEASRKEMEVDGIRDVDIVLTTRELSSMIRSAGLDLNDFEDDDFDNPLGESTGAAVIFGNSGGVMEAALRTAYELITDQKLEKIDFQAVRGLDGIKSATIKIGDLDLKIAVASGLGNARKLMESIKNGENQYAAIEIMACPGGCIDGGGQPFIRGDREILKKRTAVLYNVDEGKDIRKSHESPIIKEIYNKYLIEANGEKAHKLLHTHYKNRHS is encoded by the coding sequence ATGGAATTAATTCAGTTAACTATCAACGGAAGAAAAGTCGAGGTTGAAACAGGAACTACTATACTAGAAGCAGCTAAAAAACTAAATATTGAAATTCCAACACTTTGTCATTTAAAGCTCCAAGATGGAAAACATGTTAGTTGTACGTCCTCCTGTAGAGTTTGCTCTGTAGAAGTCGAAGGGAAAAAGAATTTAGTAGCAGCTTGTTCAACACCAGTAGCTCCCTATATGGTTGTAAAAACAAATACTCAAAAGGTTGCAAATGCAAGAAAAACTCTTGTGGAATTACTTCTCTCAGACCATCCTCAGGATTGTTTGAAGTGTCAAAAGAATCTAAAATGCGAACTCCAAAAAATAGCTTCAGACTTAAATATAAGACAAATTAGATATGAAGGGGAAAGAACAAAAACACCTACAGATTTTTCTTCAGTGTCCATAACAAGAGATGTAGATAAGTGTATTTTATGTAGAAGATGCGTAAGTGTATGTAATAATATACAAACTATTGGGGTTTTAAGTCCTGTTTTTAGAGGATTTGAAACAATAATATCTACTGCTTTTATGGAGCCTTTAGCAGAAACTAATTGTACTAATTGTGGACAGTGTGTAGCAGTTTGTCCTACTGGAGCATTAAGGGAAACAAACGATGAAGATAGAGTATGGGACGCTTTAGATGATGAAGATAAATATGTAATAGTCCAAACTGCTCCAGCAATTAGAGCAGCATTAGGAGAACAATTTGGTTTGAAACCAGGTACAAATGTAACAGGAAAAATGGTTTCAGTATTAAAAGCATTGGGATTTAAAAAAGTATATGATACTGATTTTGCTGCGGATTTGACCATAATGGAAGAAGCGAATGAATTAGTTAATAGGATTAAGAATAATAAAGATCTTCCGCTTTTAACAAGTTGCTGTCCAGGATGGATAAAGTTCTTAGAACATAACTATGGAGAATTCTTGAATCTGCCTTCAAGTTGTAAATCTCCTCAACAAATGTTTGGAGCTATCGCCAAAAGTTATCTTGCAGAAAAGCTAGGAGTTGATCCAAAGAAAATGGTTGTAGTATCAATTATGCCATGTACAGCAAAGAAGTTTGAAGCAAGTAGAAAAGAAATGGAAGTTGATGGAATAAGAGATGTAGATATTGTCTTAACTACTCGTGAACTGAGCAGTATGATTAGGAGCGCTGGACTAGATTTAAATGATTTTGAAGATGATGATTTCGATAATCCTTTAGGTGAATCAACTGGTGCAGCTGTTATCTTTGGAAATTCAGGAGGAGTAATGGAGGCAGCACTTAGAACAGCATATGAATTGATTACTGATCAAAAGCTAGAGAAGATAGATTTTCAGGCTGTTAGGGGCCTTGATGGAATAAAATCTGCTACTATAAAAATTGGTGACTTAGATTTAAAAATTGCAGTTGCAAGTGGATTAGGTAATGCAAGAAAATTAATGGAATCAATAAAAAATGGCGAAAATCAATATGCTGCAATTGAGATTATGGCTTGTCCTGGTGGTTGTATTGATGGAGGAGGTCAACCTTTTATAAGGGGAGATAGAGAAATTCTGAAAAAGAGAACTGCTGTTTTGTATAATGTAGATGAAGGAAAGGATATAAGAAAATCCCATGAAAGTCCTATTATCAAGGAAATATATAATAAATATTTAATTGAAGCAAATGGTGAAAAAGCTCATAAGTTACTTCATACTCACTATAAAAATAGACATAGTTAA
- a CDS encoding NADH-quinone oxidoreductase subunit NuoF codes for MEKIKSYSELNLFHKECRKLLSLRYSEDVEKSKDNKKDKIEVLVCGGTGCKSSNSDEIIKNFKLEIENINLSSKVSVKMTGCFGFCEKGPIVKIIPDNTFYIHVSPKDVAEIVEEHIINGNIVDRLLYEEPTLKEKITKQEEMSFYKKQRRIALKNCGVIDPEDIKEYIGAKGYLALGKVINEMTPEDVIKEITDSGLRGRGGGGFPTGKKWSLAKDSKDDIKYIICNADEGDPGAFMDRAILEGDPNSIIEAMAIAGYAIGASKGLIYIRAEYPLAVQRLMIAIEQAKEIGVIGEGILGSSFNFDVEIKYGAGAFVCGEETALVHSIEGCRGEPTTKPPFPAEKGLFNKPTSVNNVETFANITAIINNGSQWFSSIGTNTSKGTKVFALAGKIKNVGLVEVPMGIKLEEIIYEIGGGIKDNKEFKAVQTGGPSGGCIPSMLLDLPIDYESLNAVGSMMGSGGMIVMDEDDCMVDIAKFYLEFIVDESCGKCTPCRVGNKRLLEILNKIVEGKGTEDDIKKLKDLSKVIKDTALCGLGQTAPNPILSTMTYFMDEYNAHVDEKKCVAGKCKKLVRYEITDECIGCTKCSRACPVRCISGKIKGKHIIDQEKCIKCGTCFEGCPVKAIKLG; via the coding sequence ATGGAAAAGATAAAATCTTATTCAGAACTAAATCTATTCCATAAAGAGTGTAGAAAACTTTTAAGTCTGAGATACTCAGAGGATGTTGAAAAGTCAAAGGATAATAAAAAAGATAAAATTGAAGTATTAGTCTGTGGAGGGACTGGTTGTAAGTCTTCAAATTCTGATGAGATTATAAAAAACTTTAAACTTGAAATAGAGAATATCAATCTTTCAAGTAAAGTTTCTGTAAAGATGACTGGTTGTTTTGGGTTTTGTGAGAAAGGTCCAATAGTGAAGATTATACCAGATAACACCTTTTATATTCATGTATCACCTAAAGATGTAGCTGAAATAGTTGAAGAACACATAATAAACGGAAATATTGTTGATAGATTACTTTATGAAGAACCAACTTTGAAAGAAAAAATCACAAAGCAAGAAGAAATGAGTTTTTATAAAAAGCAAAGAAGAATAGCACTTAAAAATTGTGGAGTTATAGATCCTGAAGATATTAAAGAATATATTGGAGCAAAAGGATATTTAGCTCTAGGAAAAGTAATAAATGAGATGACTCCAGAGGATGTAATTAAAGAAATCACCGATTCTGGCTTAAGAGGTAGAGGTGGTGGTGGCTTTCCTACAGGCAAAAAGTGGAGTTTAGCGAAAGATTCTAAGGATGATATAAAGTATATAATTTGCAATGCTGATGAGGGTGATCCAGGTGCTTTTATGGATAGGGCAATTCTTGAGGGTGATCCAAACAGTATAATTGAAGCCATGGCAATAGCAGGATATGCTATTGGAGCAAGTAAAGGGCTTATATATATACGAGCTGAATATCCATTAGCAGTTCAAAGGCTTATGATTGCTATAGAACAAGCAAAAGAAATTGGTGTAATAGGAGAAGGAATTTTAGGAAGCAGCTTTAATTTTGATGTGGAAATTAAATATGGTGCAGGAGCTTTTGTTTGCGGTGAAGAAACTGCGTTAGTGCATTCTATAGAGGGGTGTAGAGGAGAACCAACTACTAAACCCCCATTCCCTGCTGAAAAAGGTCTTTTTAATAAACCAACATCAGTAAACAATGTAGAGACCTTTGCTAATATTACAGCTATCATAAATAATGGCTCTCAGTGGTTTAGTTCTATTGGAACAAATACATCAAAAGGCACCAAGGTTTTTGCTTTGGCTGGAAAAATAAAGAATGTAGGGCTTGTAGAAGTACCAATGGGAATTAAACTAGAGGAAATTATTTATGAAATAGGTGGAGGCATTAAAGACAATAAAGAATTCAAGGCTGTTCAAACAGGTGGTCCATCTGGTGGATGTATCCCTTCCATGCTATTAGATTTACCAATAGATTATGAATCTTTAAATGCAGTAGGGTCTATGATGGGCTCTGGCGGTATGATAGTTATGGATGAAGACGATTGTATGGTTGATATAGCCAAGTTCTATCTAGAGTTTATTGTAGATGAATCTTGTGGAAAATGCACTCCTTGTAGGGTTGGTAATAAACGATTATTAGAAATTTTGAACAAGATTGTAGAAGGAAAAGGAACAGAAGATGATATAAAAAAATTAAAAGATCTTTCAAAAGTAATTAAGGATACAGCACTTTGTGGTTTAGGACAAACAGCACCTAATCCTATTTTAAGCACTATGACTTATTTTATGGATGAATATAACGCTCACGTAGATGAAAAAAAATGCGTAGCAGGTAAATGTAAAAAACTCGTTAGATATGAGATAACCGATGAATGTATTGGATGCACAAAGTGTAGTAGAGCATGTCCAGTACGCTGTATCAGTGGAAAGATAAAAGGAAAACACATAATCGATCAAGAAAAATGTATTAAATGTGGAACTTGCTTTGAAGGATGTCCAGTTAAAGCGATTAAATTGGGCTGA
- a CDS encoding complex I 24 kDa subunit family protein, giving the protein MCCSNKLSEGKYKELEEFIKLHNNNEAHLIVILHKAQELFGYLPREVQVFISKKLGIPYSKVYGVVTFYSFFSTTAKGKYVINVCKGTACFVRGAGEILEEFEKKLEINQGETTQDGKYTIDTLRCVGACGLAPVVSVNGKVYGHFNKKDVDKLIQEYSE; this is encoded by the coding sequence ATGTGCTGTTCTAACAAACTGAGTGAAGGGAAATATAAAGAGTTGGAAGAGTTTATAAAGCTTCATAATAATAACGAAGCTCATCTCATCGTCATATTGCATAAAGCACAAGAACTTTTTGGCTATTTACCAAGAGAAGTACAAGTTTTTATTTCAAAAAAACTTGGTATACCTTATTCAAAAGTATATGGGGTTGTTACATTCTATTCTTTCTTTTCAACAACAGCAAAAGGTAAATATGTGATAAATGTTTGTAAAGGTACTGCTTGCTTCGTAAGAGGTGCTGGCGAAATCTTAGAAGAATTCGAAAAAAAGCTAGAAATAAATCAAGGGGAAACTACTCAAGACGGAAAGTATACAATTGATACTCTAAGGTGCGTAGGTGCTTGTGGACTCGCTCCAGTAGTATCAGTAAACGGAAAGGTATATGGTCATTTTAATAAAAAAGACGTTGATAAATTAATTCAAGAGTATAGTGAATAA
- the sdaAA gene encoding L-serine ammonia-lyase, iron-sulfur-dependent, subunit alpha, with amino-acid sequence MFVNSGQELEAICSKEGLRIWEYTLRAEEEGNDRKALIEHMRKNLEIMKSSSEQGLKKEIRSVSGLIGGDAIKIANYAKDSKPLCGEFLTNAMARALSCSEVNAAMGRIVAAPTAGSCGIIPAVIISAGERLGKSEEELIQALFTASGVGIIIAKNATLSGAEGGCQAECGSAAAMAAAAVVEMMGGTPAMALDAAAIVIKNVLGLVCDPIAGLVEVPCAKRNVAGTVSSLTTADLVMSGVKSMIPFDDAVSAMYSVGKQMPCELRETAMGGLAATKTGILLKEQVLGK; translated from the coding sequence ATGTTTGTTAATTCAGGCCAAGAACTTGAAGCTATTTGTAGTAAAGAAGGACTACGTATTTGGGAATATACTCTTAGAGCTGAAGAAGAAGGAAATGATAGGAAAGCTTTAATAGAGCATATGCGAAAAAACCTTGAAATAATGAAGAGTTCATCAGAGCAAGGACTAAAAAAAGAAATTAGATCTGTAAGTGGATTGATTGGTGGCGATGCTATCAAAATTGCAAATTATGCTAAAGATAGTAAGCCTTTATGTGGAGAATTTTTAACTAATGCCATGGCTAGAGCTTTATCTTGCAGTGAAGTAAATGCTGCTATGGGCAGAATCGTAGCAGCACCTACAGCCGGTTCTTGTGGGATTATTCCAGCGGTGATAATTTCTGCAGGAGAAAGATTAGGAAAAAGTGAAGAAGAACTGATTCAAGCATTGTTCACTGCTTCAGGAGTGGGTATTATAATTGCCAAAAATGCTACATTATCAGGGGCAGAAGGCGGTTGCCAAGCGGAATGTGGATCGGCAGCTGCAATGGCGGCGGCGGCTGTAGTAGAGATGATGGGCGGAACTCCAGCAATGGCATTAGATGCAGCAGCCATTGTTATCAAAAACGTTCTTGGGCTTGTATGTGACCCTATTGCAGGATTAGTTGAAGTTCCTTGCGCGAAAAGAAATGTTGCTGGTACTGTTAGTAGCTTGACAACTGCAGATCTTGTAATGAGTGGAGTTAAAAGTATGATACCCTTTGATGATGCAGTTTCAGCTATGTATAGTGTTGGAAAACAGATGCCTTGTGAACTTAGGGAAACTGCTATGGGTGGATTAGCAGCTACAAAAACAGGTATTCTTTTAAAGGAACAAGTTTTGGGAAAATAG
- the sdaAB gene encoding L-serine ammonia-lyase, iron-sulfur-dependent subunit beta: MKEYSVFDIIGPIMIGPSSSHTAGAARLGKIAKAIAGGEIENVDFLLHGSFSKTYKGHGTDRALVAGILGLDPWDERLRDSISIAEEQGISIRFLETDLGDVHPNTVKFLITLKDNTLVEVVGSSIGGGNIIINEVDDEKLEFSGNYPTLIIKHKDLPGMISKVSEIISKQNINIAFLKVLRTSKGQSATMIFETDSTLNDDVVNEINTLNHIENVRMINPAKKGEENYVC; encoded by the coding sequence GTGAAGGAATATAGTGTATTTGATATTATTGGTCCTATAATGATAGGTCCATCAAGTTCTCATACTGCTGGAGCTGCAAGATTAGGGAAAATAGCTAAAGCCATTGCAGGTGGGGAAATTGAAAATGTTGATTTTTTACTTCATGGATCTTTTAGTAAGACATATAAGGGGCATGGTACAGATAGAGCACTTGTAGCTGGGATTTTAGGACTAGATCCTTGGGATGAAAGGTTAAGGGACTCAATTAGTATTGCAGAGGAACAAGGAATCAGTATAAGATTTCTTGAGACAGATCTAGGCGATGTACATCCGAATACAGTAAAATTTCTAATTACTTTAAAGGATAATACTTTAGTCGAAGTGGTAGGTTCTTCGATTGGAGGCGGAAATATTATAATAAATGAAGTGGATGATGAAAAGTTAGAGTTTAGTGGTAACTATCCAACGTTAATTATAAAACATAAGGATTTGCCAGGAATGATCTCAAAAGTTAGTGAAATAATATCAAAGCAAAATATAAACATAGCATTTTTAAAGGTTTTAAGGACAAGTAAAGGCCAATCAGCAACTATGATATTTGAAACTGATAGTACTTTAAATGATGATGTAGTAAATGAAATCAATACGCTAAACCATATTGAAAATGTACGAATGATAAATCCTGCAAAGAAAGGTGAAGAGAATTATGTTTGTTAA
- a CDS encoding cysteine hydrolase family protein gives MENTALLVVDVQNALVSEKPFALEEVIGNIKRLIEICRKNKVEVIYVQHTDEELVRNSEGWKIYEEISPNENEKIVYKSFNSSFKNTELKEYLDSKGISQLIITGMQTEYCIDATCKVAFEYGFKLIMPEKTNTTFDNGNISAETLYEYHNFNIFKNRFAVVENIEDTIARF, from the coding sequence ATGGAAAATACAGCATTATTAGTGGTAGATGTTCAAAATGCATTAGTATCTGAAAAACCTTTTGCGCTGGAAGAAGTTATAGGAAATATAAAAAGATTAATTGAGATATGCAGAAAAAATAAAGTGGAAGTAATTTATGTTCAACATACAGATGAAGAACTAGTTAGAAACTCAGAAGGATGGAAAATCTATGAAGAAATAAGTCCAAATGAAAATGAGAAAATAGTATACAAAAGCTTTAATTCTTCTTTTAAGAATACAGAATTGAAAGAATATCTAGATAGTAAAGGTATAAGTCAGTTAATTATTACAGGAATGCAAACAGAATATTGTATAGATGCTACCTGCAAGGTTGCTTTTGAATATGGCTTCAAGTTGATTATGCCTGAAAAGACAAATACAACATTTGATAATGGAAATATTTCAGCAGAAACTTTATATGAATACCATAACTTTAATATATTTAAGAACAGGTTTGCTGTTGTAGAAAATATAGAAGATACAATAGCAAGATTTTAA
- the uxaC gene encoding glucuronate isomerase: MKEFMGEDFLLSTETAKTLYNEYAKDMPIFDYHCHLIPEQIATDKKYNNITEIWLYGDHYKWRAMRSYGVDEKYITGDASDFQKFKAFASVMPYLIGNPIYHWSHLELRRYFGVTEVLSEKNAEEIWNKCNEVIKSSGFSAKSIIMNSNVKYIGTTDDPADSLEFHQEIASDKNFTCEVRPSWRPDKAVKIGNQDFAEYIKLLGATENTTITSYAKLLDVLKKRLKFFVENGCTITDHAMDRVYFRETTEEEVDSIFKKALAGQALSQEAIEKYVTLTMIKLSEMYHELGMILQLHIGALRNNNSRMFKKLGPDIGFDSIDDGEIAQPLSKLLDALESQDKLPKTILYCLNPKDNEVLATMLGNFQGGGIASKIQFGSGWWFLDQKDGMIKQLTALSQLGLVSKFVGMLTDSRSFLSYTRHEYFRRILCNYLGELVENGEYPADMEVLGQVVRDICYNNAVIYFKNQK; this comes from the coding sequence ATGAAAGAGTTTATGGGAGAAGATTTTTTATTATCAACTGAAACTGCAAAAACACTTTATAACGAATATGCTAAGGATATGCCTATTTTTGATTATCATTGTCATCTAATTCCGGAGCAAATTGCTACAGATAAAAAATATAACAATATCACTGAGATATGGTTATATGGAGATCACTACAAATGGAGAGCAATGAGAAGCTACGGCGTTGATGAAAAGTATATAACAGGAGATGCAAGCGACTTTCAAAAGTTTAAGGCATTTGCTTCTGTAATGCCATATTTAATAGGCAATCCAATATATCATTGGTCGCATTTAGAACTTAGAAGATATTTTGGTGTGACAGAAGTATTAAGTGAAAAAAATGCTGAAGAAATTTGGAATAAATGCAATGAAGTAATAAAGAGTTCTGGATTCAGTGCAAAGTCAATAATTATGAATTCCAATGTTAAGTATATTGGAACTACAGATGATCCAGCTGATAGTTTAGAATTTCATCAAGAAATAGCTAGTGATAAGAATTTTACATGTGAAGTAAGACCTTCATGGAGACCTGACAAAGCCGTTAAGATAGGAAACCAAGACTTTGCTGAATATATAAAATTATTAGGTGCTACTGAAAATACAACTATTACATCTTATGCAAAGCTTTTAGATGTCCTTAAAAAAAGACTGAAATTCTTTGTTGAGAATGGTTGCACAATAACAGATCATGCTATGGATAGAGTTTATTTTAGAGAAACTACTGAAGAAGAAGTTGATTCTATTTTTAAGAAAGCATTAGCTGGTCAAGCTTTATCACAAGAAGCAATAGAAAAATATGTTACATTAACAATGATTAAGTTAAGTGAGATGTATCATGAACTTGGAATGATTCTACAATTACATATTGGTGCTTTAAGAAACAATAATAGTAGAATGTTTAAAAAACTAGGCCCAGATATAGGCTTTGATAGTATTGATGATGGTGAAATAGCTCAACCTTTATCAAAATTATTAGATGCACTAGAATCTCAAGACAAGTTACCAAAGACAATATTATATTGTTTAAATCCTAAAGATAATGAAGTTCTTGCAACTATGCTTGGAAACTTCCAAGGTGGTGGAATTGCTAGTAAAATCCAATTTGGATCTGGTTGGTGGTTCCTTGACCAAAAAGATGGAATGATAAAACAATTAACAGCATTATCTCAATTAGGGCTTGTTAGCAAATTTGTTGGAATGCTTACTGATTCACGTAGCTTTTTATCATACACACGACATGAGTATTTTAGAAGAATACTTTGCAACTACTTAGGCGAGTTAGTTGAAAACGGAGAATATCCAGCTGATATGGAAGTATTAGGACAAGTGGTAAGAGATATTTGCTATAACAATGCAGTAATATATTTTAAAAATCAAAAATAG
- a CDS encoding UxaA family hydrolase, translating to MHRIVKINHDDDVVVLLEDSTIGEVIVADEQEIKLLNDIPKGHKVAIKNIEKGQDVLKYGYSIGKAKEDIKVGEWIHSHNLGTGLGEILEYNFKGAMKQTVKENSAITFKGYVRDNGEVGIRNEIWIINTVGCINKTCANLAREGNKLINDKVDGVYHFEHPFGCSQLDSDLENTRKILANLVNHPNAAGVLVVALGCENNTLESFKELLEPINEERVKFLRVQDVEDEIEEGKKLLGELIQYASKFEREHVNISKLKIGLKCGGSDAFSGVTANPLLGRISNEITSLGGTAIQTEVPEMFGAETILFDRSINKEIFDKSVELINDFKEYFMRYNQVIYENPSPGNKKGGITTLEEKSLGCVQKSGKAVVTDVLQYGDRATKTGLNLISGPGNDQIAVTVLAAAGAHIVLFTTGRGTPYGGSVPTLKISTNTDLYNRKKNWIDFNAGELIGSNNPEKIDEEFLKLIIDTASGDYRAKNEVNDYREIAILKDGVTL from the coding sequence TGTAGTCGTACTATTAGAAGATAGTACAATAGGCGAAGTCATTGTTGCTGATGAACAAGAAATAAAATTGCTAAATGATATACCTAAAGGTCATAAAGTAGCCATAAAAAATATAGAAAAAGGACAAGATGTCCTTAAATATGGCTACAGTATCGGAAAGGCTAAAGAAGATATCAAGGTTGGAGAATGGATTCATTCTCATAACCTTGGAACAGGTCTTGGAGAAATATTAGAATACAACTTCAAGGGTGCTATGAAACAAACTGTTAAAGAAAATAGCGCTATTACCTTTAAAGGATATGTTCGTGACAATGGTGAAGTTGGTATAAGAAACGAAATATGGATTATTAATACAGTTGGCTGTATTAATAAAACTTGTGCAAACTTAGCAAGGGAAGGAAATAAACTTATAAATGATAAAGTAGATGGTGTTTATCATTTTGAACATCCATTTGGATGTTCTCAATTAGACTCTGATTTAGAGAACACTAGAAAAATTCTAGCGAATCTAGTAAATCATCCTAATGCAGCAGGTGTACTTGTAGTTGCTCTTGGATGTGAAAACAATACTTTAGAAAGTTTTAAGGAACTTCTTGAACCTATAAATGAAGAAAGAGTTAAATTTTTAAGGGTTCAAGATGTTGAAGATGAAATTGAAGAAGGAAAGAAGTTATTAGGAGAATTAATTCAATATGCGTCTAAGTTTGAACGTGAACATGTTAATATATCTAAACTAAAGATAGGATTAAAATGTGGAGGTTCAGATGCATTTTCAGGGGTTACAGCTAATCCATTACTAGGAAGAATATCAAATGAAATAACTTCTTTAGGTGGAACAGCTATACAAACTGAAGTACCAGAAATGTTTGGAGCTGAGACTATTCTGTTTGATAGGTCTATAAATAAAGAGATATTTGATAAGAGTGTAGAGCTTATAAATGATTTCAAAGAATATTTTATGAGATATAATCAAGTGATTTATGAAAACCCTTCACCAGGAAATAAAAAAGGTGGAATTACAACTTTAGAAGAAAAATCACTAGGTTGTGTTCAAAAAAGTGGTAAAGCTGTTGTAACAGATGTTTTGCAATATGGTGATAGAGCTACCAAAACGGGGTTAAATCTTATCTCAGGACCTGGTAATGATCAAATTGCAGTTACAGTATTAGCAGCTGCTGGAGCTCATATTGTATTATTCACTACTGGAAGAGGAACTCCATACGGTGGTAGTGTTCCAACTTTAAAAATTTCAACTAATACTGATTTATATAACAGAAAGAAAAATTGGATTGATTTTAACGCTGGAGAACTTATTGGCTCCAATAATCCTGAAAAAATTGATGAAGAATTCTTAAAATTAATTATAGATACTGCATCAGGTGATTATAGAGCAAAGAACGAAGTTAATGATTATAGAGAAATAGCTATATTAAAAGATGGAGTTACATTATAG